A section of the Labrus mixtus chromosome 15, fLabMix1.1, whole genome shotgun sequence genome encodes:
- the LOC132990177 gene encoding microtubule-associated protein RP/EB family member 1-like isoform X1, whose protein sequence is MAVNVYSTSVTSDNLSRHDMLEWINESLQMNLTKIEMLCSGGAYCQFMDMLFPNSVPLKRVKFGAKLEHEYIHNYKLLQLSFKKMAVDKIIPVDKLVKGKFQDNFEFVQWFKKFFDANYDGKEYDPVEARQGQDAMPQGPSLSALNKPPKKALSQAPQRPPVAKVAPKLSDVRARKLGMGGGDEERAELINEMDMLKSTIQDMEKERDFYFGKLRNIELICQEKEGEGDPTLQRIIDILYATDDGFVIPDAEEQEEF, encoded by the exons ATGGCTGTGAACGTATACTCGACCTCAGTGACCAGCGATAATTTAAGTCGCCACGACATGTTGGAGTGGATCAATGAGTCTCTACAGATGAACCTCACCAAGATAGAAATGTTGTGCTCAG gtggTGCATACTGCCAGTTCATGGACATGCTGTTTCCCAACTCAGTGCCTCTGAAGAGAGTTAAATTTGGTGCCAAGCTGGAGCATGAATACATCCATAATTACAAGCTCCTGCAGCTGTCCTTCAAAAAGATGGCAGTAGACAag ATCATTCCAGTAGACAAACTGGTGAAGGGGAAGTTCCAGGACAACTTTGAGTTCGTTCAGTGGTTCAAGAAGTTCTTTGACGCCAACTACGATGGAAAGGAGTACGACCCGGTGGAGGCGAGGCAGGGCCAGGACGCCATGCCCCAAGGACCCTCCCTGTCAGCGCTCAACAAACCCCCCAAGAAGGCCCTCAGTCAAG CTCCTCAGAGGCCGCCTGTCGCCAAGGTAGCGCCCAAGTTGTCTGACGTTAGGGCGAGGAAGCTGGGGATGGGAGGAGGCGACGAGGAGAGGGCGGAGCTTATTAACGAG ATGGACATGCTGAAGTCGACCATTCAGgacatggagaaggagagagatttttattttggtaagCTGAGGAACATCGAGCTGATCTGCcaggagaaggaaggagagggcGACCCGACACTGCAGAGGATCATCGACATCCTCTACGCCACAGAT gatgGTTTCGTGATACCGGACgctgaggagcaggaggagtttTAA
- the LOC132990177 gene encoding microtubule-associated protein RP/EB family member 1-like isoform X2 — MAVNVYSTSVTSDNLSRHDMLEWINESLQMNLTKIEMLCSGGAYCQFMDMLFPNSVPLKRVKFGAKLEHEYIHNYKLLQLSFKKMAVDKIIPVDKLVKGKFQDNFEFVQWFKKFFDANYDGKEYDPVEARQGQDAMPQGPSLSALNKPPKKALSQAPQRPPVAKVAPKLSDVRARKLGMGGGDEERAELINEMDMLKSTIQDMEKERDFYFGKLRNIELICQEKEGEGDPTLQRIIDILYATDETN; from the exons ATGGCTGTGAACGTATACTCGACCTCAGTGACCAGCGATAATTTAAGTCGCCACGACATGTTGGAGTGGATCAATGAGTCTCTACAGATGAACCTCACCAAGATAGAAATGTTGTGCTCAG gtggTGCATACTGCCAGTTCATGGACATGCTGTTTCCCAACTCAGTGCCTCTGAAGAGAGTTAAATTTGGTGCCAAGCTGGAGCATGAATACATCCATAATTACAAGCTCCTGCAGCTGTCCTTCAAAAAGATGGCAGTAGACAag ATCATTCCAGTAGACAAACTGGTGAAGGGGAAGTTCCAGGACAACTTTGAGTTCGTTCAGTGGTTCAAGAAGTTCTTTGACGCCAACTACGATGGAAAGGAGTACGACCCGGTGGAGGCGAGGCAGGGCCAGGACGCCATGCCCCAAGGACCCTCCCTGTCAGCGCTCAACAAACCCCCCAAGAAGGCCCTCAGTCAAG CTCCTCAGAGGCCGCCTGTCGCCAAGGTAGCGCCCAAGTTGTCTGACGTTAGGGCGAGGAAGCTGGGGATGGGAGGAGGCGACGAGGAGAGGGCGGAGCTTATTAACGAG ATGGACATGCTGAAGTCGACCATTCAGgacatggagaaggagagagatttttattttggtaagCTGAGGAACATCGAGCTGATCTGCcaggagaaggaaggagagggcGACCCGACACTGCAGAGGATCATCGACATCCTCTACGCCACAGAT GAGACAAACTAA
- the LOC132989508 gene encoding DNA (cytosine-5)-methyltransferase 3C-like: MKLNQDIEGFCLCCTTKDVEISHPLFQGSLCSKCKNNLTETLYRYDEDGYQSYCTICCYGLEVILCGNNSCSRSYCTDCLNILEPHRVYPSIPADCRRPIRVLSLFDGIATGYFVLQELGFQVEKYVASEICEDSLAVAEVNHDRKIVHVGDARFISEKHLEKWGPFDMLIGGSPCNDLSIVNPYRKGLYEGTDRLFFEFYRILQLLKPKEEDPRPFFWLFENVVFMNTHDKVNICRFLESNPVLVDAVNVSPAHRARCFWGNIPGMSRPIIASQSDKLTLQDCLEIGREARVTKVRTITTNRNSLKQGKDVSLLPVLYNGREDNLWITELEKIFGFPKHYTDVRDMNRLQRQKVLGKAWSVPVIRHLFAPLKDYFACKELPPITTSSNSSPSPSPSSPELQQLR; the protein is encoded by the exons ATGAAATTGAACCAGGACATCGAAG gcttttgtttgtgttgcaccACTAAAGACGTGGAGATATCCCATCCTCTGTTCCAAGGCAGCCTCTGCTCCAAGTGTAAA AACAACTTAACAGAGACTCTGTACCGTTATGATGAAGACGGGTATCAGTCGTACTGCACCATCTGCTGCTATGGACTGGAGGTCATTCTGTGTGGTaacaacagctgcagcag GTCTTACTGCACCGACTGTCTGAACATCCTC gagCCTCACCGCGTTTACCCGTCTATCCCCGCCGACTGTCGCAGACCGATTCGAGTTCTGTCGCTGTTCGATGGCATAGCAACAG GCTACTTTGTGCTGCAAGAGCTCGGCTTCCAAGTAGAGAAGTATGTCGCCTCAGAGATCTGCGAGGACTCATTAGCAGTGGCGGAGGTCAACCATGACAGGAAGATCGTCCACGTGGGAGACGCCCGCTTCATCAGCGAGAAACAC CTCGAGAAGTGGGGCCCTTTCGACATGCTGATCGGTGGCAGCCCCTGCAACGACCTCTCCATCGTCAACCCGTACAGAAAAGGACTTTACG agggCACCGACAGACTGTTCTTCGAGTTCTACCGAATCCTCCAGCTGCTGAAGCCCAAAGAGGAAGACCCCAGGCCGTTCTTCTGgctatttgaaaatgttgtatTCATGAACACCCACGACAAAGTCAACATCTGCCGCTTCCTCGAG TCTAACCCGGTGCTGGTGGACGCGGTCAATGTCAGCCCTGCACACAGAGCGCGTTGCTTCTGGGGGAACATCCCCGGGATGAGCAG gccGATCATAGCGTCCCAAAGTGACAAGCTGACTCTGCAGGACTGTCTGGAGATCGGCAGAGAGGCCCGG gtCACGAAGGTGAGGACGATCACCACCAACAGAAACTCTCTGAAGCAGGGCAAAGACGTCTCTCTGCTGCCCGTCCTCTATAACGGCCGGGAGGACAACCTCTGGATCACAGAGCTCGAGAA AATCTTTGGTTTTCCAAAACATTACACCGATGTGAGGGACATGAACCGACTGCAGAGGCAGAAGGTGCTGGGGAAGGCGTGGAGCGTGCCCGTCATCCGTCACCTCTTTGCTCCTTTGAAGGACTATTTTGCCTGTAAGGAGCTGCCTCCCATAACCACATCCTccaactcctccccctccccctccccatcctcTCCAGAACTGCAGCAGCTgagatga